The following are encoded in a window of Prochlorococcus marinus str. MIT 1013 genomic DNA:
- a CDS encoding S1 RNA-binding domain-containing protein, which produces MAGSDPQPKKATPPKPALNAPRKPLQVMHISRKTEEEIIKEVSSEKEFSDQAKDKRLDEKVLAEKGISKLKKAPEQQRSTQDNSSNSLKTPTMEDLLRSENNSDHKKNIEAFDDENIFEQKSRTVDEFDFDEDEFLAALEENQPIGTTGEIAKGSVIAVESDGIYVDIGGKAPGFMPKNECGLGVITSLKERFPKGLQVEVLVTREQNADGMVTISCRALELRKSWDKVQNLAKEGKVIRVKINGFNRGGVTCDFEGLRGFIPRSQLEDGENHQSLVSKTINTAFLEVNPERRKLVLSEKKAAIASRFSELEIGQLIEGEILTIKPYGFFVDLKGVSGLLHHSMVTNGSMRSLREVFQPGEPIKALITDLDPSRGRIGLNTALLEGPPGELITDKAKVMEEADERAIKARNSLNKEKVDPPKEDKNINLSS; this is translated from the coding sequence ATGGCCGGGTCAGATCCTCAGCCTAAAAAAGCAACTCCCCCAAAGCCGGCACTAAATGCACCACGCAAGCCATTGCAGGTTATGCATATCAGTCGAAAAACTGAGGAAGAAATAATCAAGGAAGTATCATCTGAGAAAGAATTCTCTGATCAAGCTAAAGATAAAAGATTAGATGAAAAAGTTCTAGCTGAAAAAGGAATTTCTAAATTAAAGAAAGCACCTGAACAGCAAAGATCGACCCAGGATAACTCTAGCAATAGTTTAAAGACGCCTACAATGGAAGATCTTCTGAGATCTGAAAATAATTCTGACCATAAAAAAAATATTGAAGCTTTTGATGATGAAAATATTTTTGAACAAAAAAGCAGAACAGTTGATGAATTTGATTTTGATGAAGACGAATTCTTAGCGGCCTTAGAAGAAAATCAACCAATCGGTACAACTGGTGAAATTGCAAAAGGTTCAGTTATTGCAGTTGAAAGTGATGGTATTTACGTAGATATAGGTGGGAAAGCTCCAGGGTTCATGCCGAAAAATGAATGTGGTCTAGGAGTAATTACAAGTTTAAAAGAGCGTTTCCCAAAAGGATTACAAGTCGAAGTTCTTGTTACTAGAGAACAAAATGCAGATGGGATGGTAACAATAAGTTGTAGGGCGTTAGAACTGAGAAAAAGCTGGGACAAAGTTCAAAATCTTGCAAAAGAAGGAAAAGTTATTCGAGTTAAAATAAATGGTTTTAACCGTGGGGGTGTTACTTGCGACTTCGAAGGTTTAAGAGGTTTTATTCCTAGATCTCAACTTGAAGATGGAGAAAATCACCAATCTCTTGTTTCAAAGACAATTAATACCGCTTTTTTAGAGGTAAATCCAGAGAGACGAAAACTAGTTCTCTCCGAAAAGAAAGCTGCAATTGCTTCAAGATTTTCAGAATTAGAAATTGGACAATTAATCGAGGGTGAGATCTTAACAATAAAACCTTATGGTTTTTTTGTTGATTTAAAGGGTGTCAGTGGCTTGTTGCATCATTCAATGGTAACCAACGGAAGCATGAGAAGCCTTAGAGAAGTTTTTCAACCAGGCGAACCCATCAAGGCTTTAATAACCGATTTAGATCCTTCCCGAGGACGAATTGGATTAAATACAGCTCTTCTAGAAGGTCCTCCAGGAGAACTTATTACTGATAAAGCAAAAGTTATGGAAGAGGCTGATGAACGAGCAATTAAAGCGCGAAATAGTTTGAATAAAGAAAAAGTTGATCCTCCAAAGGAAGATAAAAACATCAACTTATCCTCATAA
- a CDS encoding Tab2/Atab2 family RNA-binding protein, whose protein sequence is MIASKKSDLKKTDWEIDFYSRPIIDENGKKRWELLITSTNNFKDTKTFKWEKICPASNVNSIWLKDALDEAIDEAYSQGWDKPSVIRCWRSSMKTMIKRAAEQIGIELISSRRTYSLLEWIIDRERCFYPQQKGYTGVNLAPPSNPITNQAIPLPEEVRGDSWSFASLSLNTLREADEWEIEFSNLIPIKDSINQDISIPGIRLFSPKRSLALAAWLGGLEPAKLLIEGTQIILEAGQSDRWLVTDVDEEAKKAIENNFLNTKIDADGLQFISVQKSPEENSLDGFWMLKDVGEI, encoded by the coding sequence GTGATTGCTTCAAAAAAATCTGATTTAAAAAAAACAGACTGGGAAATAGACTTTTATTCCCGCCCTATAATTGATGAAAATGGAAAAAAAAGATGGGAATTATTAATTACATCTACAAATAATTTTAAAGATACAAAAACATTTAAATGGGAAAAAATATGTCCAGCATCAAATGTTAATTCTATTTGGCTAAAAGATGCATTAGACGAAGCTATTGATGAAGCTTATTCACAAGGTTGGGATAAACCTTCCGTCATTCGTTGCTGGCGATCCTCTATGAAAACAATGATAAAACGTGCAGCAGAACAAATAGGAATTGAACTTATTTCTAGTAGAAGGACATATTCATTACTGGAATGGATCATTGATAGAGAAAGGTGTTTTTATCCGCAGCAAAAAGGATATACCGGCGTCAATCTTGCTCCTCCTTCAAACCCAATCACAAATCAAGCCATCCCCCTACCAGAGGAAGTAAGAGGTGACTCCTGGAGCTTTGCTTCCCTATCTCTAAATACACTTAGAGAAGCTGATGAATGGGAAATAGAATTTTCCAATTTAATTCCCATAAAAGATTCAATTAATCAAGATATTTCTATTCCAGGTATTAGGCTTTTTAGTCCAAAAAGATCCTTAGCACTTGCGGCCTGGCTCGGGGGACTTGAACCAGCAAAACTTTTAATAGAAGGAACCCAAATAATTTTAGAAGCAGGGCAATCTGATAGATGGTTGGTAACTGATGTCGATGAAGAAGCAAAAAAAGCTATTGAAAATAATTTTCTAAATACAAAAATAGATGCAGATGGACTTCAATTTATTTCAGTTCAAAAAAGTCCTGAAGAAAATTCTTTAGATGGGTTTTGGATGCTTAAGGATGTTGGAGAGATTTAA